In Cycloclasticus sp., a single genomic region encodes these proteins:
- the ccsB gene encoding c-type cytochrome biogenesis protein CcsB: MNSTHAALQHELDQQSFWKCLSVFDWVWAVIVLIGTGYAYASYAALMDGYEKGILVSTGVSLVALGWHWKEIRGLSLAVFVLSIFGVSRYVNGLADAEVDFFLRFLVSSQSAIMWMSALYVLATVTYFIAFFTRSEFSGKVASAMTWSATTMGLVGLMIRWRESYLIGLDVGHIPVSNLYEVFILFSIITALLYLFYERRYQTRMLGGFVLLVISAAVAFLLWYAFDRDAADIQPLVPALKSYWMKIHVPANFVGYGAFALAAMVATAYLIRVKAEQNDPNGIAMTLPAPDILDDLIYKSIALGFAFFTLATILGALWAAEAWGGYWSWDPKETWALIVWLNYAAWLHMRLTKGWRGKPMAVWAIVGLFVTLFAFLGVNMFLSGLHSYGEL, from the coding sequence ATGAATAGTACGCACGCAGCCTTGCAGCATGAGCTAGATCAGCAATCTTTTTGGAAATGCTTAAGCGTTTTTGATTGGGTATGGGCGGTGATCGTTTTGATAGGCACCGGTTATGCCTATGCTAGCTATGCCGCTTTAATGGACGGCTATGAAAAGGGTATATTGGTTTCAACGGGTGTTAGTTTGGTTGCACTCGGCTGGCACTGGAAAGAGATTAGAGGGTTGTCACTGGCCGTCTTTGTGTTGAGTATTTTTGGCGTGAGTCGATATGTTAATGGGCTTGCTGATGCCGAAGTGGATTTCTTTTTGAGATTCCTTGTGTCTAGCCAGTCGGCGATTATGTGGATGAGTGCATTGTACGTGCTGGCAACGGTAACGTACTTTATTGCATTTTTCACACGCTCAGAGTTCTCAGGAAAAGTGGCCAGTGCGATGACGTGGTCTGCAACAACAATGGGTTTAGTGGGCCTAATGATTAGGTGGCGTGAGTCCTACCTCATTGGTTTGGATGTGGGGCATATTCCCGTTAGTAATTTATACGAAGTCTTTATTCTGTTTTCAATTATTACTGCCTTATTGTATTTATTTTACGAGCGTCGTTATCAAACGCGGATGTTGGGTGGTTTTGTCTTGTTAGTGATCAGCGCTGCGGTTGCTTTTTTGCTCTGGTACGCCTTTGATAGGGACGCGGCTGATATTCAACCGTTGGTGCCAGCTTTAAAGAGCTATTGGATGAAAATTCACGTGCCAGCTAACTTTGTTGGCTACGGTGCTTTTGCGTTGGCGGCGATGGTGGCGACGGCGTATCTTATTCGTGTGAAAGCCGAGCAGAATGATCCGAACGGTATAGCCATGACCTTGCCCGCGCCGGACATCCTTGATGATCTGATTTATAAATCCATTGCGTTGGGCTTTGCGTTTTTCACCTTGGCCACTATTTTGGGTGCCTTATGGGCCGCCGAAGCCTGGGGTGGATATTGGTCCTGGGATCCAAAAGAAACTTGGGCGTTAATCGTTTGGTTAAATTATGCGGCTTGGTTGCATATGAGATTAACAAAAGGCTGGCGAGGTAAGCCGATGGCGGTATGGGCGATAGTGGGTCTTTTTGTTACATTATTTGCCTTTTTAGGGGTGAATATGTTTTTGTCAGGGTTACATTCATACGGTGAGCTTTAA